The sequence GCCAGCCCCACCGAACACAGCCTGGCTCGAGCCGCCACCAAAGGCCGACCCCATGCCTCCACCCTTTCCAGCCTGAAGGAGCACTACCAGAATCAGGAAAAGGCAGACAATCACGTAAACCACGGTCAGGAAGGTAATCATCCTGCAGCTCCGTTGGAGTCGTTCTCAGAGCCCACGCTCGACCGCGGTTCCGCTGCCTCCACGATGGAGGCCAGGGATTCCGCAGCCAGGGATGCACCGCCCACTAGCAGGCCATCTACGTCCGCCTCGGCGAGCAGCCCGGCCGCGTTGTCCGGTCGAGCACTGCCTCCATAGAGGATTCGCATGGCGGAGGCAACCGCTTCGCCAAACCGCTCGCGCACCTGCGCCCTCAGCGCTGCATGCGCTTGCTGGGCGTCGTCAGGGCCTGCGGTCCGGCCCGTACCGATGGCCCACACGGGCTCGTAAGCAACGACCAAACGCCGCGCTTCGGCCTCGTCGAGACCCCGGAGCCCTCGGTTGAGCTGATCGGTGATGCGCTCGATGGTCGCGCCTGCCTCCCGCTGCTCGATGGTCTCGCCCAGGCACACGATCGGTGTCAACCGAGCACCCAGAACGGCTTTGAGCTTGCGGTTCACGTCCTCGTCGTCCTCGCCGAACAACTCACGGCGCTCGGAGTGACCGACGATTACGTGCGTGCACCCGACCTCGCTCAGCATGGGCGCGCTGATCTCACCGGTGAACGCCCCTTGGTTTTCCGCGTGTACGTTCTGAGCGGCGAGCTTGACCGGGCAGCCAGCGAGCTCCTTGGCAAGCGCATGGAGCGCGGTAAACGGCGGCGCAACAACCACCTCGCAGCCAGGATCCGGAGGCAGCCGGTCCTTGAGCTCCCGCACGGTATCCACTGCGGCGGCTACCGTCTTGTGCATCTTCCAGTTGCCGGCGATCAGCGGTCTACGTTCCTTGCTCACGCTACAGTACCTCCAGCCCGGGCAATTTGCCGCCCTTCAGCAACTCGAGTGACGCCGCGCCGCCTGTCGAGACGAGGTCGAAACGGTCGGCCAGGCCCATCGCATGCACGATCGACGCGCTTGTCACCCCACTCGCGATGGCAAACGCACCGCTGTCCGCAAGCATGCGCGCCATGTGCTCGGTGCTCCGGCGCCACTCGGCTCGCCCGTGCATTGCCATGGCTCCACTCCAGAACACCGAGCGCGCCTGCAGCAGGGTCCTTTGGAAGCGGTTGGCGGTCTCTTGACCGATGTCGACGATCACCTCGTCGCTTTCGATCTGGCCCACGGAGACCGTCCTGGTGTCGCCGGCGCACGGATCCCTGGTGACTACCACATCGTTGGGTGTCAGTACTTGCACATCGCGCTCGCGCGCATGGTGCAGGATGCTGCGCACTTGAGGCAGTCTCTCGGTGGGCGCGGTGCTGCTTCCGATCGAGACACCCCGTGCGGCCAGGAAGGTCGTTGCCGGTGCTCCTGCCAACACAAGGGCGTCCACATGCTCTACGAGCCCTTCGATCAGGGCGAGCTTCTCGTCAACCCGCAACCCGCCAACTAGTGCGACGAAAGGGCGCGGTACGCCAGAACGGATGCGGTGGTAGGCATCGCTTTCGCGCTTCAGCAAGAAGCCGATGCCGCGCTGGCGAAGCAGCAGGGGTAGGGCATGGACCGAGGCTCGCCTGAGGTGCGTCACCCTGGGAGCGTCGTTGACGTAGACATCGGCCAGCATCGCCAGCGCTCTTGCGAACCCCTCGTCGTTTGCCGCCTCGCCTGGGTGAAATTCCAGATTTTCCAATATTGCGACCTGGCCGGCGCGTAGATCGGACACAACTTTGCGTGCGCCGTCGCCAAGGCAGTCGTCTGCGAGTCGTACTTCTTGTTCGCTGAGCAGCTCAGCGAATCGCACCGCGACCGGCTCCATCGAACAGTCTTTTGTTCGCCGGCCGCGGCAGTCGCCCGTGTGTCCGGCGAGCACCAGCCGCGCTCCCCTGTCCAGGGCGAACCGGACAGTCGGCAGCGCCTGGCGCACCAAGGTGTCGTCGGTGACCTTGCCGCCCGCGACCGGTACGTCGGAATCGATCCGCAACAGCACGCGCCGGTTGTCAAGCGGGAGCTCCTCGACCGTCCTCACTGCCAACCACGCCTAGCCCGAGAGGTGCAGGGCCAGGTCGAGCATGCGCTCGGAAAACCCCCACTCGTTGTCGTACCAGCTCTGAACCTCGAGCAAATCATCGCCACAAACCTGCGTCTGGGCAGCGTCCACGATGGACGAGCGAGGGTCGCCAATGAAGTCCGTTGACACAAGGGGCGCCTCCTCGTAGCCGAGGATGCCCGACAGCGGACCCTCGGAGGCTGCCTTGAGGGCGGCGTTTACTTCTTCCGTGCTGGTTGCCTTGGCTACGTTGCAGGACAGGCATACGATAGAGACATTGGGAGTCGGCACGCGGATTGCGGTTCCGTCGAGCTTGCCTTTGAGATCCGGCAACACCAGACCGATCGCCTTTGCCGCACCGGTCGTGGTCGGGATCATCGACATGGCGGCTGCGCGGGCGCGACGCAGATCCTTGTGGGGCAGATCCAGCACGTTCTGGTCGTTGGTGTAGGAGTGTACCGTGACCATGTGACCCTTGGTGATCCCGAAGTTCTCGTGAACCACCTTGGCAACCGGAGCCAGGCAGTTCGTGGTACACGAGGCGTTTGAAACCACCTGATGCCGTGAAGGGTCGTACTGCTCGGTGTTGATCCCCACGCAAAACGTCGCGTCAACGTCGGAACCGCCAGGTGCGCTGATGATCACGCGCTTGGCGCCGGCATCGATGTGCCCCTGGCACTTCGCCTTGCTGCGGAACACGCCCGTACATTCCATGACGATGTCGGCTTCCAGCGACTTCCACGGGAGCTTCGCGGGATCCTTCTCGGCAAAGATCGGTATCTTCCTGCTTCCCACGATCAGCGTTTCCCCATCGGCACGCACTTCCTGATCCAGCACGCCGTGCACCGAATCGTACTTCAGCAGGTGAGCCAGGGTCTTGGCGTTGGTGAGGTCGTTGATCCCCACCAGCTCCAGGCTCCTGCTCTGGGTCGCGCCTGCAGCCTCGGCTTGCACGATCGACCGGAGCACACAGCGGCCTATGCGCCCGAAACCATTGATCGCGAATTTCGTAGCCATGTGCGTTCTCCTTATTCCTGCAGCAAATGGGCATAGCGGGCCGGTCATGGAGCGTCAAGCGAGCCAGCGGCCCCCCTCTTCGCCAGGGGGGCTCTGCTCCGGAGGTAGACTCGCATGTTGCGCACTGCTCGCTCCGGATCCCCATCGCCGTCGTAGGCCCTGGCCAGGAAGTAGTGGAGCTCAGGATGGGTAGCGCTGAAGTCGTCGTCGGCCCGGAGCAGCTCCTCGAGCTCGTCGATTGCGTCCCGGAACCTCCCGCGCTGCTCTACCGCCGCATTGTACAGGGCGTAGCCATACAGGAAGCGCAGTTGTGGTCCTCCGTGGAGGCGCAAGGGCCGCGGCAGGCTGTGGATTGCCTCGAGCGCCGCTTGCGCGCCGCGCGTTTGCAGCGCGTTTGAAGCCCGGTGAAAGGCCTGCGAGACCCTGCGTGCATCGCGTGTGTCGTGCGAGCCGGCGAGGGTTGGTGGCAACAGCTCCAGGGCCGGCTCTTCCTCATCCGAGACCAGCAGCGACAGCAGCTCGAGCACGCCAGCCACCTCGGGGACCGCCGCCAGCCGCGAGGCCCGGTCGAGCACGCGGGCGGCTTCCACACGGCGGCCGTTGGCCATGAGCGCCTCGGCGAAGCGCGCGTAGCTCACTGCCGCCTGCTCGCCTTCGCCAAAACCTCGGAGCCGCTCGAGCGCGCGCCCATACGGCCAAGCCGAGTCGTAGAACGTGCTCAAGTAGCCCCTGTGACGCTGAAAGGCGATCAGATCCCGCGGTGCCGCGAACTCGATGCGTGCGTTGTCGTCGGTGTTCAAGGGAGCCGGTCTTCGCCGGCAGGTCCTTGTCGGGCAAGGCTCGCTGTTGTAGCCCGCGTCCCGGCGAGACCATTCGCCTTGCGACAGCCTCTCCTCGATCCGCGTGTAGCTCATGACCTCGGCGCGATCCGCGAACAGCACGCGGGCCAGGAGATCGAAAGGCGAGCTCACGCCGGCTCGATCGAGCTCCGCAGAGACCGCCGGTGACTCCATCGCCTTCGAGAGCCGCTTCAGATCGAGGTGCAGCGGGGCATCGGAGCCGAGCAGTATCGTATCGCTGGAGCCGGCCTCCGACACGAACGCGAGCACGTGCTCGAACTGTGAAGCGAAGGTGCGGTAGAGGCTCTTGACGTTGTAGGGGCTCAGCTCGTAGAGCTGTATCCACTGGCAGTATATGCCAGCCGGCTTGAGCCTAATCTTGCTGGCGCGGAAGTGATCCTCGGTGAACAGGTTTGCGACCCCGCTGAGCCACGGGTTGGAGGGCTCGCTGATGATCACGTCGTAGCGGCGATCGGCAGCTGCGAGGTAGTTTCTCGCGTCGTCGTTGATCAGTGTGAGGCGCGGCACCTCGACGTAGGGAAAGTGGTCAAAGGCGTAGCGCATGTGGCTGACATGGCTGAAGTGGATCCCGGCTTCTACCGTGGCCCGCTCCAGCTCGATGACTTCCAGATGCCGTAGCGGGAACTGCAGCGCTGCACCGGCTGTGACGCCCGAGCCGTAGCCGATCATCGCCGCGTCCAGGTTGTTGCCCGAGCTCGGGTGCAGCAGCAGGGGCAAGGCGGCGACCATGATCTGCGTGGTCATGTCGTCGCCGTTGGAAGCTTCGACCTTGCCGTTGTTTTTCAGGGCGTAATGCCGACCCCAGCGCTCGACGGTGACCGTGGTGGACAGCCCATCCTTGTAGTAGAGGATTTGGGGTTGTGCCCACGCCTCCTCGTCAAGGGCGTCTCTGGCGAGCGAAAGCCGAAAGACGCCGAGCGTCATGCGCGCCACGTTCCAATGTAGGGGGGAGTTGGGCTGCACCGACGCCAGATACAGCGCAGCAAGAGCCGCAGGAACGACGATCGCTATCGCGTTCGTGGCGAACCTGTGTGGCGGTCGCTGCTTCTCGTTCGGGCCGGCGCTCGCGCTTCCGCTCAGCACAAGCATGAGCCCGGCGAGCAGGTTGAAGCCGATCCCCAGGTGCAGTGTGGCCTGCATGCCGAGCTGCGGCATGAACACGAAGCCGGCCAGCCAAGCGCCAAGGATGGCGCCCACGGTGTTGGCCGTGTACAGGGCGCCCACGTCGTGGCCAACGTGGGTGCCGCCGCGGCCGCATAGCCGCATCGTGAGAGGAAACATGGCGCCGGCCCCCAGAGCTGCGGGCAGCACAAGCAACAGCGCGGTCATGAGCATCGTCGACATGACAAGGCCCACGTTGTCGGCGAGCGTGTCGTAGAACGGCACGACGCTGGCGGCGAACGCGACCGAGATCTCGTCGGCCCAGATATCGCTGGTCAGCGTGGCCGCAGCCACGAAGAACTGAACCGCCGCCACAAGGGCCAGCGGACGTTTTCGCAAGGTGACCAGCAGCCCGACCAGTAGCGCGCCGCAGGCGACGACCGAGGCTGCCATCCCGCCGATGGGGCTCGGTG is a genomic window of Pseudomonadota bacterium containing:
- the tpiA gene encoding triose-phosphate isomerase — translated: MHKTVAAAVDTVRELKDRLPPDPGCEVVVAPPFTALHALAKELAGCPVKLAAQNVHAENQGAFTGEISAPMLSEVGCTHVIVGHSERRELFGEDDEDVNRKLKAVLGARLTPIVCLGETIEQREAGATIERITDQLNRGLRGLDEAEARRLVVAYEPVWAIGTGRTAGPDDAQQAHAALRAQVRERFGEAVASAMRILYGGSARPDNAAGLLAEADVDGLLVGGASLAAESLASIVEAAEPRSSVGSENDSNGAAG
- a CDS encoding fused MFS/spermidine synthase; protein product: MNRLLPLAAFFLSGASSLVFQLIWSRMLQHVFGSTSIAVSSVLSVFMGGLALGAWLCGRYADAIAAPLRLYALAELAIACCGLLVPELVHPGGFLADVNALLLRQFGADATLLVFARFVCVVPILIVPTTLMGATLPLLARHFVGPAEQRNAVSRRVGTLYAVNTFGALAGVFVAGFLLLPHVGMHRTNLVAVLANALLGMSIIVLSRCRGTHSTDEGLRSPAQPPPRPRAWPRSRSEQPSLPAPVIRAAGVVFAVSGFVSLLYEVVWTRALLSTIGSSVYAFSVILLAFLAGIAGGGALASALGGPSAHLPLRVALVAGVLSLIANGPLLVHEGASAAALATAFCWGVVVWTASLATKRAGAPVDPDVRELRSGTVPQLGPLTIPLAAALLNMWVTPSPIGGMAASVVACGALLVGLLVTLRKRPLALVAAVQFFVAAATLTSDIWADEISVAFAASVVPFYDTLADNVGLVMSTMLMTALLLVLPAALGAGAMFPLTMRLCGRGGTHVGHDVGALYTANTVGAILGAWLAGFVFMPQLGMQATLHLGIGFNLLAGLMLVLSGSASAGPNEKQRPPHRFATNAIAIVVPAALAALYLASVQPNSPLHWNVARMTLGVFRLSLARDALDEEAWAQPQILYYKDGLSTTVTVERWGRHYALKNNGKVEASNGDDMTTQIMVAALPLLLHPSSGNNLDAAMIGYGSGVTAGAALQFPLRHLEVIELERATVEAGIHFSHVSHMRYAFDHFPYVEVPRLTLINDDARNYLAAADRRYDVIISEPSNPWLSGVANLFTEDHFRASKIRLKPAGIYCQWIQLYELSPYNVKSLYRTFASQFEHVLAFVSEAGSSDTILLGSDAPLHLDLKRLSKAMESPAVSAELDRAGVSSPFDLLARVLFADRAEVMSYTRIEERLSQGEWSRRDAGYNSEPCPTRTCRRRPAPLNTDDNARIEFAAPRDLIAFQRHRGYLSTFYDSAWPYGRALERLRGFGEGEQAAVSYARFAEALMANGRRVEAARVLDRASRLAAVPEVAGVLELLSLLVSDEEEPALELLPPTLAGSHDTRDARRVSQAFHRASNALQTRGAQAALEAIHSLPRPLRLHGGPQLRFLYGYALYNAAVEQRGRFRDAIDELEELLRADDDFSATHPELHYFLARAYDGDGDPERAVRNMRVYLRSRAPLAKRGAAGSLDAP
- the pgk gene encoding phosphoglycerate kinase, which encodes MRTVEELPLDNRRVLLRIDSDVPVAGGKVTDDTLVRQALPTVRFALDRGARLVLAGHTGDCRGRRTKDCSMEPVAVRFAELLSEQEVRLADDCLGDGARKVVSDLRAGQVAILENLEFHPGEAANDEGFARALAMLADVYVNDAPRVTHLRRASVHALPLLLRQRGIGFLLKRESDAYHRIRSGVPRPFVALVGGLRVDEKLALIEGLVEHVDALVLAGAPATTFLAARGVSIGSSTAPTERLPQVRSILHHARERDVQVLTPNDVVVTRDPCAGDTRTVSVGQIESDEVIVDIGQETANRFQRTLLQARSVFWSGAMAMHGRAEWRRSTEHMARMLADSGAFAIASGVTSASIVHAMGLADRFDLVSTGGAASLELLKGGKLPGLEVL
- the secG gene encoding preprotein translocase subunit SecG, which encodes MITFLTVVYVIVCLFLILVVLLQAGKGGGMGSAFGGGSSQAVFGGAG
- the gap gene encoding type I glyceraldehyde-3-phosphate dehydrogenase — its product is MATKFAINGFGRIGRCVLRSIVQAEAAGATQSRSLELVGINDLTNAKTLAHLLKYDSVHGVLDQEVRADGETLIVGSRKIPIFAEKDPAKLPWKSLEADIVMECTGVFRSKAKCQGHIDAGAKRVIISAPGGSDVDATFCVGINTEQYDPSRHQVVSNASCTTNCLAPVAKVVHENFGITKGHMVTVHSYTNDQNVLDLPHKDLRRARAAAMSMIPTTTGAAKAIGLVLPDLKGKLDGTAIRVPTPNVSIVCLSCNVAKATSTEEVNAALKAASEGPLSGILGYEEAPLVSTDFIGDPRSSIVDAAQTQVCGDDLLEVQSWYDNEWGFSERMLDLALHLSG